The following are from one region of the Hyalangium gracile genome:
- a CDS encoding SDR family NAD(P)-dependent oxidoreductase produces MADLILTGASRGIGHALALALAERGDRLVLVARDRARLDALVTAVQQKGGKAVAVPGDLSSLAEARALGQRLADVVSPGATLVHNAGLWPSKRVLTPEGLETAFVVNHLAPLVMQRPLLDAQRLRRIMVVSAGLIIKGHFDAARTPTGEDFSSIRTYCNTKLCFAVAMRELAAAWPGIDVVVLHPGVVRTDLGARTGPIGWLLSLVKRSWESPEVCAARLARILARERWSPAGEARWLLEEKEEPWPAVAEDEATRRAVRETTARLLSAA; encoded by the coding sequence ATGGCTGACCTGATCCTCACCGGAGCTTCCCGCGGTATCGGCCACGCCCTGGCCCTGGCCCTCGCCGAGCGCGGCGATCGGCTCGTCCTCGTGGCGCGCGACCGCGCCCGCCTCGATGCCCTCGTCACCGCCGTCCAGCAGAAGGGTGGGAAGGCCGTCGCGGTGCCTGGAGACCTCTCGTCGCTGGCCGAGGCCCGGGCGCTCGGGCAGCGGCTGGCCGACGTCGTGAGCCCAGGCGCGACGCTCGTCCACAATGCCGGGCTGTGGCCGTCCAAGCGGGTGCTCACGCCCGAGGGCCTGGAGACGGCCTTCGTCGTCAACCACCTGGCGCCGCTCGTGATGCAGCGGCCATTGCTCGATGCCCAGCGCCTTCGCCGCATCATGGTGGTGAGCGCGGGCCTCATCATCAAGGGCCACTTCGATGCCGCCCGGACACCGACCGGCGAGGACTTCTCCAGCATCCGCACCTACTGCAACACCAAGCTCTGCTTCGCCGTGGCCATGCGTGAGCTCGCCGCCGCCTGGCCTGGAATCGACGTCGTCGTCCTCCACCCGGGCGTGGTGCGCACGGACCTGGGGGCGCGCACGGGCCCGATAGGGTGGCTCCTGTCGCTGGTGAAGCGCAGCTGGGAGTCCCCCGAGGTGTGCGCCGCGCGCCTTGCCCGAATCCTCGCCCGTGAGCGGTGGTCGCCCGCTGGCGAGGCCCGATGGCTCCTCGAGGAGAAGGAAGAGCCGTGGCCCGCCGTCGCCGAGGACGAGGCCACCCGGCGCGCGGTGCGGGAAACCACGGCCCGCCTCCTCTCCGCCGCGTGA
- a CDS encoding TetR/AcrR family transcriptional regulator, giving the protein MEPARRDGLKRRDALLDAALRCFVRQGVLGTGIEEIRREAGASPSSVYHLFDGLPGLILALLMRTFERLFAHLAERVQPTARAEDAVVALVDGHLEWILGHPEEGRFMYQATAIEFGADAEAIQALQARKAELLAPVVLHLSRFIAEGKLPPWSPLAFDVVLLGPSHEACRRFLAGAPLDPEWMRATLPGLAWQSVKPRRSTGKR; this is encoded by the coding sequence ATGGAGCCAGCTAGACGTGACGGCCTGAAGCGCCGCGACGCACTCCTGGACGCGGCGCTGCGGTGCTTCGTGAGGCAGGGAGTGCTCGGCACCGGCATCGAGGAGATCCGCCGCGAGGCGGGAGCGAGCCCTTCGAGCGTCTACCACCTGTTCGATGGGCTGCCGGGCCTCATCCTGGCTCTGCTGATGCGCACCTTCGAACGGCTCTTCGCGCATCTAGCCGAGCGGGTGCAGCCGACGGCGCGGGCGGAGGATGCCGTGGTCGCCCTGGTGGACGGCCACCTCGAGTGGATCCTCGGCCACCCGGAGGAGGGGCGCTTCATGTACCAGGCCACGGCGATCGAGTTCGGCGCCGATGCGGAGGCCATCCAGGCGTTGCAGGCCCGGAAGGCTGAGTTGCTGGCGCCCGTGGTCCTCCACCTGAGCCGCTTCATCGCCGAGGGGAAGCTCCCGCCCTGGTCCCCCCTGGCCTTCGACGTGGTGCTGCTGGGGCCGAGCCACGAGGCGTGTCGCCGCTTCCTGGCGGGCGCGCCGCTCGATCCGGAGTGGATGCGCGCCACGCTGCCGGGGCTGGCCTGGCAGAGCGTCAAGCCCCGGCGCTCCACTGGGAAGCGGTAA
- a CDS encoding YARHG domain-containing protein gives MRLLALASLVLAAPAMAEQPPEYVPAPANQIPGYSETVFPCEAVRGWKEGRTTVHREDEMTEEKLGAWTFDPGDVEPSTYIVCKGNPRLEALSLRELSILRNTIFARYGWGGFRKPWLREHFQKQPWYKPDPKFSYKRLGPNDRRNVELIAQAEMSLRYADLEQMRDPLLAKAGKWWGDIPFYQAKDGEFITACEVDESRAPPKEEWEMKRVWEEKFEKDAFASKDCRYHSPSPPSILEAEDNKPVSPDLSKLSAEERIELGLISRAMGEFAVDTDRREQTVASLDKVLSVKELRELSLRDLRLLRNTIFARRGRSFKSELLQEHFEHMPWYKPDPAYSDKRLTKTDKRNIELIRQVEGEFGGALKDKDFAVDNPSSAEDVDGSIAPVHAA, from the coding sequence ATGCGTCTCCTCGCTCTGGCCTCCCTCGTCCTCGCCGCCCCCGCCATGGCGGAGCAGCCTCCGGAGTACGTCCCCGCTCCGGCCAATCAGATCCCCGGATATTCGGAGACGGTCTTCCCCTGCGAGGCCGTGCGTGGGTGGAAGGAAGGCAGGACCACGGTCCACCGTGAAGACGAGATGACCGAGGAGAAGCTGGGCGCCTGGACGTTCGATCCCGGCGACGTGGAGCCATCCACGTACATCGTCTGCAAGGGCAATCCCCGCCTGGAGGCGCTCTCGCTGCGCGAGCTGTCCATCCTGCGCAACACCATCTTCGCCCGCTATGGCTGGGGCGGCTTCCGCAAGCCGTGGCTGCGCGAGCACTTTCAGAAGCAGCCCTGGTACAAGCCCGATCCGAAGTTCTCCTACAAGCGACTGGGCCCCAACGATCGCCGCAACGTCGAGCTCATCGCCCAGGCCGAGATGAGCCTGCGCTACGCCGACCTGGAGCAGATGCGGGATCCGCTGCTCGCCAAGGCCGGCAAGTGGTGGGGCGACATCCCGTTCTACCAGGCGAAGGATGGCGAGTTCATCACCGCGTGCGAGGTGGACGAGTCCCGGGCCCCTCCCAAGGAAGAGTGGGAGATGAAGCGCGTGTGGGAGGAGAAGTTCGAGAAGGATGCCTTTGCCTCCAAGGACTGCAGGTACCACTCCCCCTCGCCCCCCTCGATCCTGGAAGCCGAGGACAACAAACCGGTCTCGCCCGATCTGAGCAAGCTCTCGGCCGAGGAGCGCATCGAGCTGGGGCTCATCAGCCGCGCCATGGGGGAGTTCGCCGTCGACACGGATCGGCGCGAGCAGACGGTGGCCTCACTGGACAAGGTGCTGTCGGTGAAGGAGCTGCGCGAGCTGTCGCTCCGGGATCTGCGACTGCTGCGCAACACCATCTTCGCCAGGCGCGGGCGCTCCTTCAAATCCGAGCTGCTCCAGGAGCACTTCGAGCACATGCCCTGGTACAAGCCGGATCCGGCCTACTCCGACAAGCGCCTGACGAAGACGGACAAGCGCAACATCGAGCTCATCCGTCAGGTGGAGGGGGAGTTCGGCGGCGCGCTGAAGGACAAGGACTTCGCGGTCGACAACCCGTCCAGCGCGGAGGACGTCGACGGGTCCATCGCACCCGTGCACGCGGCCTGA
- a CDS encoding aldo/keto reductase produces the protein MQRRRLGKSDIEISVVGLGCWQFSEGFGLVGGFWEALPPETVQEIVDASLKGGINWFDTAEAYGHGRSEQALAGALERLGKKPGEVIIATKWLPLMRGALSITETIDERIACLSPYGIDLHQIHQPFAIATIEAQANAMADLVKARKIRTVGVSNFSEKRMRAMHAALARRGIPLVSNQMPYSLLDRRIESNGVLAAAKELGITIIAYSPLAQGLLSGKFHDDPTLIRKSPGPRKFLPSFRPRGLARTRPLIDELKKIATAHGATPSQVALNWLAHFHGDTVVVIPGATKRRHAEENVGSTAFTLSQDELRRIDEVSRQVR, from the coding sequence GTGCAGCGTCGAAGACTCGGGAAGTCGGACATCGAGATCTCCGTGGTCGGACTGGGGTGCTGGCAGTTCTCCGAGGGCTTCGGCCTGGTGGGCGGCTTCTGGGAGGCGCTGCCCCCCGAGACGGTCCAGGAGATCGTCGACGCCTCCCTGAAGGGCGGCATCAACTGGTTCGACACCGCCGAGGCCTACGGCCATGGCCGCTCGGAGCAGGCCCTGGCCGGAGCGCTCGAGCGCCTGGGCAAGAAGCCCGGGGAGGTCATCATCGCCACGAAGTGGCTGCCCCTCATGCGTGGTGCCTTGAGCATCACCGAGACGATCGACGAGCGCATCGCGTGCCTGAGCCCCTACGGCATCGATCTGCACCAGATCCATCAGCCCTTCGCGATCGCGACCATCGAGGCCCAGGCCAACGCCATGGCGGACCTGGTCAAGGCGAGGAAGATCCGCACCGTCGGGGTCAGCAACTTCTCCGAGAAGCGGATGCGCGCCATGCACGCCGCCCTGGCCCGCCGTGGCATCCCGCTCGTGTCCAACCAGATGCCCTACAGCCTGCTGGACCGGCGCATCGAGTCCAATGGCGTGCTCGCCGCCGCCAAGGAGCTGGGCATCACGATCATCGCGTACTCGCCGCTGGCCCAGGGCCTGCTCTCGGGCAAGTTCCACGACGACCCGACGCTCATCCGCAAGAGCCCGGGCCCGCGCAAGTTCCTGCCGAGCTTCCGCCCCCGGGGACTGGCGCGCACCCGCCCGCTCATCGACGAGCTCAAGAAGATCGCCACCGCCCACGGCGCCACGCCCTCGCAGGTCGCCCTCAACTGGCTGGCCCACTTCCACGGGGACACGGTCGTCGTCATCCCCGGCGCCACCAAGCGGCGCCACGCGGAGGAGAACGTCGGCTCCACGGCCTTCACCCTCTCGCAGGACGAGCTGCGCCGCATCGACGAGGTGTCACGGCAGGTCCGCTAG
- a CDS encoding YbaN family protein, with the protein MKENWDPRFRHLFMALGFVCFGLGALGAFLPLLPTTPFMLVALWAFSRSSRRFHHWLYTHPRFGPRLQEWHEHGIVPVKVKVTAISTMIVSLSLMAFVARVKWHVLAMAGASMLIGATYVLSRPSRPRS; encoded by the coding sequence ATGAAGGAGAACTGGGACCCGCGGTTCCGGCACCTCTTCATGGCGCTCGGGTTCGTGTGCTTCGGCCTCGGGGCGCTGGGGGCGTTCCTGCCGCTGCTGCCGACGACGCCCTTCATGCTCGTCGCGCTGTGGGCCTTCTCGCGCAGCTCGCGCCGCTTCCATCACTGGCTGTACACGCACCCGCGCTTCGGGCCTCGGCTCCAGGAGTGGCATGAGCACGGCATCGTGCCGGTCAAGGTGAAGGTCACCGCGATCAGCACGATGATCGTGAGCCTGTCGCTCATGGCGTTCGTCGCCCGCGTGAAGTGGCATGTGCTGGCCATGGCCGGGGCGTCCATGCTGATCGGCGCGACGTACGTGCTCAGCCGGCCGAGTCGCCCACGCTCCTGA
- a CDS encoding TetR/AcrR family transcriptional regulator, producing the protein MSEYSGSGDPQRSMELLWGLQQPPKRGPKQRLTVEQISQAAIRVADAEGLAALSMRRVADALGVAPMSLYTYVPSKAELIDVMLDAVYGELPRPEKVAGGWRARLERIARENWALYHRHPWMLQIAMSRPVMGPHLIAKYDYELRAVSELGLTEVEMDSVVSLVNGHVEGAARRAVEATQAEQHTGMSDAQWWEAHAPLLEKVFDASRYPTAARVGAAAGAAHGSAYNPELAFEFGLQRVLDGIAVFIQARSEQLARK; encoded by the coding sequence GTGAGCGAGTACAGCGGCAGCGGTGATCCTCAGCGGAGCATGGAGCTGTTGTGGGGGCTTCAGCAGCCTCCGAAGCGCGGCCCCAAGCAGCGCCTGACGGTGGAGCAGATCAGCCAGGCGGCCATCCGGGTGGCGGATGCGGAGGGCCTCGCGGCGCTGTCGATGCGGCGGGTCGCGGACGCGCTGGGGGTGGCCCCCATGTCGCTGTACACCTATGTACCGAGCAAGGCGGAGCTGATCGACGTCATGCTGGACGCCGTCTACGGCGAGCTGCCCAGGCCCGAGAAGGTGGCCGGGGGCTGGCGCGCCAGGCTCGAGCGGATCGCCCGGGAGAACTGGGCGCTCTACCACCGCCACCCCTGGATGCTGCAGATCGCGATGAGCCGCCCGGTGATGGGGCCCCACCTGATCGCCAAGTACGACTACGAGCTTCGCGCCGTGTCGGAGCTGGGCCTCACGGAGGTGGAGATGGACTCCGTGGTCAGCCTCGTCAACGGACACGTCGAAGGGGCCGCGCGCCGCGCGGTGGAGGCCACCCAGGCCGAGCAGCACACCGGCATGTCCGATGCGCAGTGGTGGGAGGCCCACGCTCCGCTGCTGGAGAAGGTCTTCGACGCCAGCCGCTATCCCACCGCCGCCCGGGTCGGCGCGGCGGCGGGGGCTGCGCATGGCTCCGCCTACAATCCCGAGCTCGCCTTCGAGTTCGGGCTGCAGCGGGTCCTCGATGGCATCGCGGTCTTCATCCAGGCGCGCTCCGAGCAGCTGGCGCGGAAGTAG
- a CDS encoding aldo/keto reductase, whose amino-acid sequence MSTKLSLDTYRLLGRSGLRVSPLSLGTMTFGSDWGWGSNEAESRRIFDAYVDRGGNFIDTANKYTNGTSEQFVGRFAADKRERLVLATKYTLSMRPGDPNSSGNHRKNMLRSVEQSLARMRTDYLDMLYLHAWDATTPVEEVLRAMDDLVRSGKVLYLGISDTPAWQISRMQAIADLRGWAPLVALQIEYSLIERTVERELIPMAKEMGLGVIPWSPLASGVLTGKYSKADLDAGGETAGVVSTRRNVAAGNGSLTARGLAIAEVVKDVAARIERTPAQVALAWVLRQPAVTSPIIGARTIEQLEDNLRALDVELPGDALARLQEASAVELGFPHDFLNRPMTRGVIFGDTRLSPRG is encoded by the coding sequence ATGAGCACGAAGCTTTCTCTGGATACCTATCGCCTGCTGGGCCGCTCGGGCCTGCGCGTCTCGCCCCTGTCCCTGGGCACGATGACGTTCGGCTCCGACTGGGGCTGGGGCTCGAACGAGGCGGAGTCGCGCCGCATCTTCGATGCCTACGTCGATCGCGGCGGCAACTTCATCGACACCGCCAACAAGTACACCAACGGCACGTCGGAGCAGTTCGTCGGCAGGTTCGCGGCCGACAAGCGCGAGCGGCTGGTGCTGGCCACCAAGTACACCCTGTCGATGCGGCCGGGCGATCCGAACTCCAGCGGCAACCACCGCAAGAACATGCTCCGCTCGGTGGAGCAGAGCCTGGCGCGGATGCGGACCGACTATCTCGACATGCTCTACCTCCACGCCTGGGACGCCACCACTCCGGTGGAGGAGGTGCTGCGCGCGATGGACGATCTGGTCCGCTCCGGCAAGGTGCTCTACCTGGGCATCTCGGATACCCCGGCCTGGCAGATCTCTCGCATGCAGGCCATCGCCGACCTGCGCGGGTGGGCGCCGCTCGTCGCCCTGCAGATCGAATACAGCCTGATCGAACGCACGGTGGAGCGCGAGTTGATCCCCATGGCGAAGGAGATGGGCCTGGGTGTCATCCCCTGGTCCCCCCTGGCGAGCGGAGTGCTGACGGGCAAGTACTCGAAGGCCGATCTCGATGCGGGCGGAGAGACGGCCGGCGTGGTGAGCACGCGAAGGAACGTGGCCGCGGGCAACGGCTCGCTCACGGCGCGAGGGCTCGCCATCGCCGAGGTGGTGAAGGACGTCGCGGCCCGGATCGAGCGCACACCGGCGCAGGTGGCCCTCGCCTGGGTCTTGCGACAGCCCGCCGTCACCTCGCCCATCATCGGCGCGCGGACGATCGAGCAGTTGGAGGACAACCTCCGGGCTCTCGACGTCGAGCTGCCCGGGGACGCGCTCGCGCGGCTGCAGGAGGCCAGCGCCGTGGAGCTGGGGTTCCCGCACGACTTCCTCAATCGGCCGATGACGCGTGGGGTGATCTTCGGCGACACGAGGCTCTCACCGCGAGGGTGA
- a CDS encoding Ig-like domain-containing protein → MNWHLCCFRIAPALGLAVLLASCGSEQAAASESASAPATALAPLTLPEQAAYGYRQGTCNYTVVDGYGRPMSGVTVTAELVSLELLEVERATGSTDASGYVSVTVGAEGAASDWLLRCEAGSGPPDTKAIGDTRKLSQVESVLTNTVIYAPAPNASYPVCGEVSGCGILRLYLSGAYDKPIVVAEPFNSDEPLYGPRSAGSLWAQYNGHPSHLGSWSNTILNRMYQQGYDVWLFQPYQTGQNVHEQAAEFAQAIHRAHTHDGAARPVTVMGFSLGGLVSRVATARWTSDTAWRTRLGIPSSALPVNLIVAGDAPLRGAQVTNELQRSMWREKKEKEKNFNTCAVEQMLQRSCRLKPTGPVTTDLECNDAHWDAFFNKGTAFTYYDREPVEPTAHTCAAGPAVLMLGDGTGWPAGVKRIAWTQGTLDTGTGQCYGDYRDLNGDVEDLCPDRGADTFGYGFNWLNIDINAYPDKAHYLERFCGTSVCADDLEPGSKHDSVFTGVAGSYLIWQGVFDQHSHAGTFIPSRSALDRACPTCAIPFDDYWHHSYNAAHRAISQQPGRYGKSVVDWLNEHLATAWSNGGCVGNVGQACDGGDSDMCREGTIQCDGTCTDATGSTGESCGDGVDNDCDGLVDEGCVRCGDGICSPGETCLSDCRSSCYPKLICD, encoded by the coding sequence ATGAACTGGCACCTGTGTTGCTTCCGCATTGCCCCTGCCCTGGGGTTGGCGGTGCTGCTGGCGAGCTGCGGCTCGGAGCAAGCCGCCGCTTCCGAGTCCGCGAGTGCTCCCGCCACGGCGCTGGCACCTCTCACCCTGCCGGAGCAGGCCGCGTATGGGTACCGCCAGGGAACGTGCAACTACACGGTGGTGGATGGATACGGGCGCCCCATGTCGGGGGTGACCGTGACGGCCGAGCTGGTGTCGCTCGAGCTGTTGGAGGTCGAACGCGCAACGGGCTCCACGGATGCTTCCGGATACGTGAGCGTCACCGTGGGCGCGGAGGGAGCCGCGAGCGACTGGCTCTTGCGGTGCGAGGCGGGCTCGGGGCCTCCGGACACCAAGGCGATCGGAGACACCCGGAAGCTGAGCCAGGTGGAATCGGTGCTCACGAACACGGTGATCTACGCGCCGGCTCCGAATGCCTCCTACCCGGTCTGCGGCGAAGTCTCGGGCTGCGGCATCCTGCGGCTGTACCTGAGCGGCGCGTATGACAAGCCCATCGTCGTCGCCGAGCCCTTCAACTCCGACGAGCCGCTCTACGGCCCGCGCTCGGCCGGCAGCCTGTGGGCGCAGTACAACGGTCATCCGTCTCACCTGGGCAGCTGGTCCAACACGATCCTCAACCGCATGTACCAGCAGGGCTACGACGTGTGGCTCTTCCAGCCGTACCAGACGGGCCAGAACGTGCACGAGCAGGCCGCCGAGTTCGCGCAGGCCATCCATCGAGCCCACACCCACGATGGCGCCGCGCGGCCCGTCACGGTGATGGGCTTCTCCCTGGGAGGGCTCGTCTCGCGCGTGGCCACGGCCCGCTGGACGTCCGACACTGCCTGGCGGACCCGGCTGGGCATCCCGTCATCCGCGCTGCCGGTCAACCTCATCGTGGCCGGGGACGCGCCGCTGCGGGGCGCGCAGGTGACCAACGAGCTCCAGCGCTCCATGTGGAGAGAGAAGAAGGAGAAGGAGAAGAACTTCAACACCTGCGCCGTCGAGCAGATGTTGCAGCGCTCCTGCCGGCTGAAGCCGACCGGCCCGGTGACGACGGACCTCGAGTGCAACGATGCCCACTGGGATGCCTTCTTCAACAAGGGCACGGCCTTCACCTACTACGACCGGGAGCCTGTCGAGCCCACCGCGCACACCTGCGCGGCCGGCCCCGCCGTGCTCATGCTGGGCGACGGAACAGGCTGGCCGGCCGGCGTGAAGCGGATCGCCTGGACGCAGGGGACGCTCGATACGGGCACGGGCCAGTGCTACGGAGACTATCGGGATCTCAATGGGGACGTGGAGGACCTCTGCCCCGACCGCGGCGCGGACACGTTCGGCTACGGCTTCAACTGGCTGAACATCGACATCAATGCGTACCCGGACAAGGCGCACTACCTGGAGCGCTTCTGCGGTACCAGCGTCTGCGCGGATGATCTCGAGCCGGGCAGCAAGCACGACAGCGTCTTCACCGGAGTCGCGGGCAGCTATCTCATCTGGCAGGGAGTCTTCGACCAGCACAGCCACGCGGGCACCTTCATTCCGTCCCGCAGCGCGCTGGATCGGGCGTGCCCCACGTGCGCCATCCCGTTCGACGACTACTGGCACCACTCGTACAACGCCGCCCACCGCGCCATCTCCCAGCAGCCCGGTCGCTACGGCAAGTCGGTGGTGGACTGGCTCAACGAGCACCTCGCCACGGCGTGGTCCAACGGTGGCTGTGTTGGCAACGTGGGCCAGGCCTGCGACGGCGGCGACAGCGACATGTGCCGCGAGGGGACCATCCAGTGTGACGGCACCTGCACCGACGCCACGGGCTCGACGGGAGAGTCCTGCGGTGACGGGGTCGACAACGACTGCGACGGGCTGGTCGATGAGGGGTGCGTCAGGTGCGGCGATGGCATCTGCTCCCCGGGGGAGACCTGCCTGTCCGACTGCCGTTCGAGCTGCTACCCCAAGCTCATCTGCGACTGA
- a CDS encoding LysR family transcriptional regulator — MRGTEFAELTAFVAVAEHKSFSRAAAHLRISPSALSQTIRQLEERLGARLLNRTTRSVALSEAGERLLARVVPAISELDTAVAQVRELRDTPSGSLRINAPRIAAVQFLAPLLAPFHAAYPDIVLDIAVEDALTDIVAGRFDAGIRLGETVEKDMVTVKIGGEFEMAAVGSPQYFARHGVPRHPRELHAHRCLNWRWNSNGSLYRWEFERDGEELEIAVDGPLIVNDAELFLRGAIDGVGIAYVFDEHARPWIEAGRLQRVLADWAPRFPGFHLYYPSRRQVPATLRAFIDCLRRQAR, encoded by the coding sequence ATGCGGGGCACCGAGTTCGCCGAGCTCACGGCCTTCGTGGCGGTCGCCGAGCACAAGAGCTTCTCCCGGGCGGCGGCCCACCTGCGCATCTCACCCTCGGCGCTCAGTCAAACGATCCGCCAGCTCGAGGAGCGGCTCGGGGCTCGCCTGCTGAACCGCACGACGCGCAGCGTGGCGCTCAGCGAGGCAGGCGAGCGGCTCCTGGCGCGGGTGGTGCCCGCCATCTCCGAGCTGGACACGGCGGTGGCCCAGGTGCGCGAGCTGCGCGACACGCCCTCCGGGAGCCTGCGCATCAACGCTCCCCGGATTGCCGCCGTGCAGTTCCTGGCGCCGCTGCTGGCTCCCTTCCACGCCGCCTATCCCGACATCGTCCTGGACATCGCGGTGGAGGACGCGTTGACGGACATCGTCGCTGGCCGGTTCGACGCGGGGATCCGGCTGGGGGAGACGGTGGAGAAGGACATGGTGACGGTGAAGATCGGCGGCGAGTTCGAGATGGCGGCGGTCGGCTCGCCCCAGTACTTCGCGCGCCATGGAGTCCCCAGGCATCCGCGAGAGCTGCACGCGCATCGCTGCCTCAACTGGCGCTGGAACTCCAACGGGAGCCTGTACCGCTGGGAGTTCGAGCGGGACGGAGAGGAGCTCGAGATCGCCGTCGACGGTCCGCTGATCGTCAACGACGCGGAGCTCTTCCTGCGAGGAGCGATCGACGGGGTGGGGATCGCCTACGTGTTCGACGAACATGCGCGGCCCTGGATCGAGGCGGGCCGGCTCCAACGCGTGCTGGCTGACTGGGCCCCGAGGTTCCCAGGCTTCCACCTCTACTACCCGAGCCGCCGGCAGGTGCCGGCGACGCTGAGGGCCTTCATCGACTGCCTGAGACGCCAGGCGCGCTAG
- a CDS encoding epoxide hydrolase family protein, translating to MHSTVSVKREPQLQPFRIEVPQSELDDLRARLGRTRWPDEVPGLGWSQGVPVSYLKELAEYWRTAYDWRTHEAALNQHPQFTTEIDGQTIHFLHVRSPEPDALPLILTHGWPSSVVEYLDVIGPLTQPRAHGGTSAQAFHLVIPSLPGYGFSGPTREVGWGSRRVARAWAELMKRLGYSRYGAQGSDWGTWISRELGLVAPEQVIGVHANGFITFPSGDPAEMVGLSEVDQARMAFGEHYMRELYGYKKIQSTRPQTLAYGLADSPVGQLAWIIGVFKEWTDCTTTPEDAIRRDRLLTNVMLYWLTNTAGSAARSFVETPDSPEQADLEVDVKPSTVPTGVAVFPHGILRPIRRFAERDNKNIVHWSEFDRGGTFAAMEEPDLFIQDVREFFGRLR from the coding sequence ATGCATTCGACCGTGTCCGTGAAGAGGGAGCCGCAGCTCCAGCCGTTCCGCATCGAGGTGCCTCAGTCCGAGCTGGATGACCTGCGAGCCCGGCTGGGCCGTACCCGCTGGCCGGACGAGGTGCCAGGGCTGGGGTGGAGCCAGGGCGTGCCCGTGAGCTACCTGAAGGAGCTGGCCGAGTACTGGCGCACCGCCTACGACTGGCGCACCCACGAGGCCGCGCTCAACCAGCACCCGCAGTTCACCACCGAGATCGACGGGCAGACCATTCACTTCCTGCACGTGCGCTCGCCCGAGCCCGACGCGCTGCCGCTCATCCTCACGCATGGCTGGCCGAGCTCGGTCGTGGAGTACCTGGACGTCATCGGGCCGCTCACCCAGCCCCGAGCGCACGGCGGCACGTCCGCGCAGGCGTTCCACCTGGTCATCCCGTCCCTGCCGGGCTACGGGTTCTCCGGGCCCACCCGCGAGGTGGGCTGGGGCTCACGCCGGGTGGCCAGGGCCTGGGCCGAGCTGATGAAGCGGCTCGGCTACTCGCGCTATGGCGCCCAGGGCAGCGACTGGGGCACCTGGATCTCGCGCGAGCTGGGGCTGGTCGCTCCCGAGCAGGTCATCGGCGTGCACGCGAACGGGTTCATCACCTTCCCGTCGGGGGACCCTGCCGAGATGGTGGGCCTGAGCGAAGTCGATCAGGCCCGGATGGCGTTCGGCGAGCACTACATGCGCGAGCTGTACGGCTACAAGAAGATCCAGTCCACCCGGCCCCAGACGCTGGCGTATGGGCTGGCGGACTCTCCGGTCGGCCAGCTCGCGTGGATCATCGGGGTGTTCAAGGAGTGGACCGACTGCACCACCACCCCGGAGGACGCGATCCGCCGGGACCGCCTGCTGACGAACGTGATGCTGTACTGGCTCACGAACACGGCAGGCTCGGCGGCCCGCTCCTTCGTGGAGACGCCGGACTCGCCCGAGCAGGCGGACCTCGAGGTGGACGTGAAGCCGTCCACGGTGCCCACCGGCGTGGCGGTGTTCCCCCATGGCATCCTGCGGCCCATCCGCCGGTTCGCCGAGCGGGACAACAAGAACATCGTGCACTGGTCTGAGTTCGACCGCGGCGGCACCTTCGCCGCCATGGAGGAGCCCGACCTCTTCATCCAGGACGTGCGCGAGTTCTTCGGACGCCTGCGCTGA